The following are encoded together in the Aciduricibacillus chroicocephali genome:
- the frr gene encoding ribosome recycling factor, giving the protein MTNAIIKDMDGKMEKAIQAFSRNLATVRAGRANPSILDSVYVDYYGANTPLNQLATVGAPEARLLVITPFDKTAIGDIEKAIQKADLGLSPSSDGNVIRINIPALTEDRRKDLVKVVGKFAEEARVQVRNIRRDANDQLKKAEKDGEITEDELRNEQEEVQKGTDKAIKDVDRLAKEKEEEILEV; this is encoded by the coding sequence ATGACTAATGCGATTATCAAAGACATGGACGGTAAAATGGAAAAAGCAATTCAGGCTTTTTCAAGAAATTTGGCTACAGTCCGAGCTGGTCGTGCCAACCCAAGTATCTTGGACAGCGTATATGTCGATTACTATGGAGCAAACACACCGCTTAACCAGTTGGCTACAGTTGGTGCTCCTGAGGCAAGGTTGCTTGTAATCACCCCGTTCGACAAGACTGCAATTGGTGATATTGAAAAAGCAATCCAGAAAGCAGATTTAGGACTTTCACCTTCAAGTGATGGTAATGTGATTCGTATTAACATTCCAGCACTTACTGAGGATCGTCGTAAAGATCTTGTAAAAGTTGTAGGCAAATTTGCTGAAGAGGCACGTGTACAAGTTCGTAACATTCGTCGTGACGCAAATGATCAGTTAAAGAAAGCTGAAAAAGACGGCGAAATTACAGAAGACGAATTGAGAAATGAGCAGGAGGAAGTCCAAAAAGGGACGGACAAAGCGATCAAGGATGTTGATCGTCTTGCTAAAGAAAAGGAAGAAGAAATTCTAGAAGTTTGA
- a CDS encoding isoprenyl transferase yields MSIRIPFFNTKNKASEQPSELENVPQHVAIIMDGNGRWAKKRGLPRIAGHREGMNTVKKIVKAATRYNIKVLTLYAFSTENWKRPKSEVEFLLKLPKDFMQIYLPEMIENNVRIETIGEFDSLPVHTREAIQNGIEQTKNNDGLLLNFALNYGSRNEIMRAVKAFAEDACERNIPLDELSESMFSEYLYTKSTPDPDLVIRTSGEKRLSNFLLWQAAYAELWFTEELWPDFSEETFTRALLDYQQRKRRYGGI; encoded by the coding sequence ATGTCAATTAGAATTCCCTTTTTTAATACAAAAAACAAAGCATCTGAGCAGCCGAGCGAGCTGGAAAATGTTCCGCAGCATGTTGCTATAATTATGGATGGTAATGGCCGCTGGGCTAAGAAGAGAGGCTTACCAAGAATAGCAGGACATAGAGAAGGCATGAACACCGTAAAAAAGATTGTTAAAGCGGCTACCCGTTACAATATCAAAGTTTTGACTCTCTATGCTTTCTCCACAGAAAATTGGAAACGCCCAAAATCGGAAGTTGAATTCCTATTAAAGCTTCCAAAAGATTTCATGCAAATTTATTTGCCGGAAATGATCGAGAACAATGTTAGAATCGAAACAATTGGCGAATTTGATTCACTGCCTGTTCATACGAGAGAAGCAATCCAAAATGGAATTGAGCAGACGAAGAATAACGATGGCCTATTGCTCAACTTTGCACTTAACTATGGAAGCAGAAATGAAATTATGCGAGCCGTTAAGGCGTTCGCTGAGGATGCGTGTGAAAGAAATATCCCTTTGGATGAACTTTCAGAGTCTATGTTTTCAGAGTACTTGTATACGAAAAGTACGCCCGATCCTGATCTTGTAATCCGGACAAGTGGGGAGAAGAGACTAAGTAATTTCCTGCTTTGGCAGGCTGCTTATGCAGAATTATGGTTTACAGAAGAATTATGGCCTGATTTTAGCGAAGAAACATTTACACGGGCCTTGCTTGATTATCAACAGAGAAAAAGACGTTATGGAGGCATTTAG